A genomic window from Vitis riparia cultivar Riparia Gloire de Montpellier isolate 1030 chromosome 16, EGFV_Vit.rip_1.0, whole genome shotgun sequence includes:
- the LOC117933973 gene encoding probable protein phosphatase 2C 76 codes for MVCSGCIRNVIVQAGHIGQSAVRSVRLRAIYRSLNANIGLRYTWNRQFRSSVKMMVDMAKGEPIINVLPEKEDDGGYASGGWKSEDGKLSCGYSSFRGKRASMEDFYDVKMSKIDGQTVCLFGIFDGHGGSRAAEFLKEHLFENLMKHPEFMTNTKLAISETYQQTDMNFLDAERDTYRDDGSTASTAVLVGNHLYVANVGDSRAVISKAGKAIPLSEDHKPNRSDERKRIENAGGVVMWAGTWRVGGVLAMSRAFGNRMLKQYVVAEPEIQDQEVDEELELLVLASDGLWDVVPNEDAIALARTEEEPEAGARKLTETAFTRGSADNITCIVVRFHHEKVDPDPPNMEQA; via the exons ATGGTATGCAGCGGCTGCATAAGGAATGTGATTGTTCAAGCTGGCCACATTGGACAATCAGCTGTGAGAAGCGTTCGATTAAGAGCAATCTATAGAAGTTTGAATGCAAATATTGGATTGAGGTATACCTGGAATCGACAGTTTAGGAGCAGTGTAAAGATGATGGTTGATATGGCGAAGGGGGAACCTATTATCAATGTGTTGCCAGAGAAAGAGGACGATGGTGGCTATGCCAGTGGAGGATGGAAAAG TGAAGACGGAAAACTGAGCTGTGGGTATTCAAGTTTCAGGGGAAAGAGAGCTAGCATGGAGGATTTCTATGATGTTAAAATGTCCAAGATTGATGGGCAAACAGTTTGCCTTTTTGGAATATTTGATG GTCATGGTGGTTCTCGTGCTGCGGAGTTTTTGAAGGAGCATCTCTTTGAGAATTTGATGAAGCATCCAGAGTTCATGACAAATACCAAATTGGCTATAA GTGAAACATATCAACAAACTGACATGAATTTTCTGGATGCTGAAAGAGATACATACCGAGATGATGGTTCTACTGCTTCCACAGCAGTGCTTGTTGGTAACCATCTCTATGTTGCCAATGTTGGAGATTCAAGGGCTGTGATATCAAAAGCTGGAAAAG CAATCCCTCTTTCTGAGGATCATAAACCAAATAGAAGTGACGAGcgaaaaagaattgaaaatgcTGGAGGTGTTGTGATGTGGGCAG GAACTTGGAGGGTGGGAGGAGTCTTAGCAATGTCTCGTGCTTTTGGTAACCGCATGCTGAAGCAATATGTTGTGGCAGAACCCGAGATCCAG GATCAAGAGGTTGATGAAGAACTTGAATTGCTTGTGCTTGCTAGTGATGGACTCTGGGACGTTGTACCTAACGAG GATGCCATTGCACTTGCTCGAACAGAAGAAGAACCCGAGGCAGGGGCCCGGAAGTTGACGGAGACTGCTTTTACCCGGGGGAGTGCCGACAACATAACCTGCATCGTGGTCAGGTTCCACCATGAGAAGGTTGATCCCGATCCACCTAACATGGAGCAGGCTTAG
- the LOC117932932 gene encoding uncharacterized protein LOC117932932 isoform X1: MKKLQGSAVKQASTQISHEAQSDQQNSTSEGPVVDSGSVSSSNNETRKVSHQDIEFVQNLIERCLQLYMNRDEVVKTLSTRARIEPGFTTLVWHKLEEENADFFKAYNIRLELKRQIIVFNQLLEHQYYLMNHPVPPNVPLAPIQNGIHHMPVNNLPMGYPVLQQPPLPATHINSMSCSMSSSRVVKGIPASGNFHPIQMNAANDVLLDRTASDPVPGIPTAGVKSEVASSPPSVASNGHFSFAPEISGMSVDASTLHSTFTSDVSSSEGLQLGPDGGTGNPRESFLSLAHIPWSFSLTDLTVDLPNLEDIGALGNYSGSPFLQSDILLDSPEQNDIVEEFFVDNVPGPDSQSDEEKKP, translated from the exons GGTTCAGCAGTAAAGCAAGCCTCAACACAAATATCACATGAGGCACAAAGTGATCAACAAAATAGCACATCTGAGGGTCCAGTAGTGGATTCAGGTTCAGTATCCAGTTCAAACAACGAGACCAGGAAAGTTTCACATCAAGATATTGAATTT GTCCAGAATTTGATAGAACGGTGTCTACAGTTGTACATGAACAGAGATGAGGTTGTAAAAACCCTTTCGACTCGGGCAAGAATAGAGCCTGGATTTACAACCTTGG TATGGCATAAACTGGAAGAAGAAAATGCTGACTTTTTCAAGGCCTACAACATAAGGCTAGAGTTGAAGAGGCAAATTATTGTGTTCAATCAATTACTTGAACATCAGTACTATCTGATGAACCACCCAGTACCTCCAAATGTTCCACTGGCTCCCATACAGAATGGGATTCATCACATGCCTG TTAACAATTTGCCTATGGGATACCCTGTTCTGCAGCAGCCTCCTCTTCCAGCTACACATATCAACTCCATGAGCTGCAGTATGTCTTCTTCCCGTGTGGTAAAGGGGATCCCTGCATCAGGAAATTTCCATCCTATTCAAATGAATGCTGCGAATGA TGTGCTACTTGACAGAACTGCATCTGATCCGGTACCCGGTATTCCTACTGCTGGAGTTAAGTCAGAGGTGGCTTCGAGTCCTCCATCAGTGGCATCCAATGGCCATTTTTCTTTTGCTCCAGAGATATCAGGAATGAGTGTGGATGCATCCACCCTTCACTCAACATTTACATCTGATGTGTCAAGTTCAGAAGGACTGCAACTGGGGCCAGATGGTGGGACTGGAAATCCGAGGGAATCATTCTTGTCATTAGCTCATATTCCATGGAGTTTTAGCCTTACAGATCTAACTGTGGACTTGCCAAACTTGGAAG ATATTGGAGCACTGGGAAACTATTCTGGTTCCCCCTTTCTACAATcagatattttgcttgattctCCTGAACAAAATGATATAG TTGAGGAGTTCTTCGTGGACAACGTCCCTGGTCCAGACTCTCAATCAGATGAAGAGAAAAAACCTTAA
- the LOC117932932 gene encoding uncharacterized protein LOC117932932 isoform X2, with product MKKLQGSAVKQASTQISHEAQSDQQNSTSEGPVVDSGSVSSSNNETRKVSHQDIEFVQNLIERCLQLYMNRDEVVKTLSTRARIEPGFTTLVWHKLEEENADFFKAYNIRLELKRQIIVFNQLLEHQYYLMNHPVPPNVPLAPIQNGIHHMPVNNLPMGYPVLQQPPLPATHINSMSCSMSSSRVVKGIPASGNFHPIQMNAANETASDPVPGIPTAGVKSEVASSPPSVASNGHFSFAPEISGMSVDASTLHSTFTSDVSSSEGLQLGPDGGTGNPRESFLSLAHIPWSFSLTDLTVDLPNLEDIGALGNYSGSPFLQSDILLDSPEQNDIVEEFFVDNVPGPDSQSDEEKKP from the exons GGTTCAGCAGTAAAGCAAGCCTCAACACAAATATCACATGAGGCACAAAGTGATCAACAAAATAGCACATCTGAGGGTCCAGTAGTGGATTCAGGTTCAGTATCCAGTTCAAACAACGAGACCAGGAAAGTTTCACATCAAGATATTGAATTT GTCCAGAATTTGATAGAACGGTGTCTACAGTTGTACATGAACAGAGATGAGGTTGTAAAAACCCTTTCGACTCGGGCAAGAATAGAGCCTGGATTTACAACCTTGG TATGGCATAAACTGGAAGAAGAAAATGCTGACTTTTTCAAGGCCTACAACATAAGGCTAGAGTTGAAGAGGCAAATTATTGTGTTCAATCAATTACTTGAACATCAGTACTATCTGATGAACCACCCAGTACCTCCAAATGTTCCACTGGCTCCCATACAGAATGGGATTCATCACATGCCTG TTAACAATTTGCCTATGGGATACCCTGTTCTGCAGCAGCCTCCTCTTCCAGCTACACATATCAACTCCATGAGCTGCAGTATGTCTTCTTCCCGTGTGGTAAAGGGGATCCCTGCATCAGGAAATTTCCATCCTATTCAAATGAATGCTGCGAATGA AACTGCATCTGATCCGGTACCCGGTATTCCTACTGCTGGAGTTAAGTCAGAGGTGGCTTCGAGTCCTCCATCAGTGGCATCCAATGGCCATTTTTCTTTTGCTCCAGAGATATCAGGAATGAGTGTGGATGCATCCACCCTTCACTCAACATTTACATCTGATGTGTCAAGTTCAGAAGGACTGCAACTGGGGCCAGATGGTGGGACTGGAAATCCGAGGGAATCATTCTTGTCATTAGCTCATATTCCATGGAGTTTTAGCCTTACAGATCTAACTGTGGACTTGCCAAACTTGGAAG ATATTGGAGCACTGGGAAACTATTCTGGTTCCCCCTTTCTACAATcagatattttgcttgattctCCTGAACAAAATGATATAG TTGAGGAGTTCTTCGTGGACAACGTCCCTGGTCCAGACTCTCAATCAGATGAAGAGAAAAAACCTTAA